GCTGAAACCGGGAGCGTCCGGCCACTCGAGAGCATTGCTTCGCACAGCCACTCTCCAGGCCGGGTCCGGCGACTTTGTTGCCGCCCTGAAGTCGGTTCAGCGGATCGACAGTACCGTGTATCGCATTCGGGCTCTGACGCGACTGGCCCCATATTATGCCGAATGGGAGCATGCGCCTGACCAGGAGGAGGCCGCCATCCTTCGCGGTCTGGAGCGGAGCGCCCTGTACAGGCACTGGGGATTCAGGCTGTTATACCTGCTTGATCTGTTATTCTGACGTAACTACTCAGCACAGAGTAATTCTGATGCCGGGGTCGGAATCGGGATCGGGATCGAGATCGGGATCGAAAACGTTGCTATGCGTTCAAAAATCTTCCTGTTCCGACTCCGATACCGATAGCGAAGCGCCGACTCCGACCCCGATTGCCGGAGCAAGAGCGGACACAAAATGTGCTGAATAGTTACATTCTGACAACGAAACAGACGCACCACAAGGAGAACGGAACTTGGAGACCAACAACGACCAGCACGATACCGGCGGCCCCCAGGGCCATGTCCAACGGCTGTGCGGCTTCGCCCTGGAGCGCGAGGACATCAAATGGCTGGTGCAGGGGCTGCCCAAAGACGGAGCCGTGGACCCGAACACGGCGGAATATGAACTGCAACTGCTCAAGATCGTGAGCATCGGTTGGGGCATCTCCTATTTTTTACAGGAGGACCCGCTCAAGGACGAGATTTTGGAGCCGTACTGGCGGGCAGTCCGGGAATTCGCCGAAAACCTGTCCCAGACCACGTCCCTGCTCATCGGCAAGGACATCGAGTATTTCGAGGCGATCAAGGCCCGGCTGAACACCTATGTCCAGGCCATGACCGCACTGACCGGCGACGCCGATCCGACCCAGGCCATCGGTCCGGCCTTCGCGCGGTGCTGCGGCCGCGAGGACGATCCCTTCGCCGTGCTGGCCGGCGCCAAGCTCTTCGCCAACACCATGGCCCACACCCGAACCTACCTGGCCAAGGCGGTCAGTGAAGACGAGCAGGCGAGGGCGGAGCAGACGCAGTAGCCCCCCGCCCGGTTGAACGAGATTCACTATCCGAGGTCGGTGCGAAATAATACATCCCGTTGACGCATCGACCGGATCTCTTCTCGATTTAGGAGGACGAATGATTCCCCGAGACACGGTCCATGACTTCCCTAGCGCAGAAGCGGCCTACGCCCATGCGGCCGAGCGCATCGCCGCCGCGCTGCACGTTCCCGGTTCGCGACGGATCACCCTGGCCTTGAGCGGCGGGCGCTCGCCCATCAAGCTCTTCGAACTGCTCCGTTCCGATTCCCAGAGTCTTTTCAAGAACATCCCCTGGGAGCGAGTGGTCGTCTGCTGGGTGGACGAACGCTTCGTTCCCCCGGACCATCCGGAAAGCAACTTCGGCCTGGCCCGCAAATGGCTGCTGTCCAGTCTGCCCATTCCCGAGGAGCAAATTTTCCCCATGCCCACGGATCGGCCCTCGCCGGAACAGGCGGCCCAAGACTACGAGCAGACCCTGGGTCGGCTGTTCGCCTCACAGAATGACCCCATCAACTCCTTTCCCCGCTTCGATCTCGTGCTCCTGGGCATGGGTCCTGACGGCCATGTGGCCTCCCTGTTTCCGGGCAAGCCGGCCCTGGACGAACGCGAGCACTGGGTCACCGACGTGCCCGAGCCGGGCATGGAGCCGAACATCCCGCGCATCACCCTGACCCTGCCCGTGCTCAACCACGCCCGCTCCACCGTGGCCCTGGTCACCGGAAGCAAAAAACAGCCAGCGTTCCAGGAAGCCCGGACCGACCCGCGAAGCACCCTCCCCGCGGCCCTGCTGGCCCCTCAAGGGAGCATGGCCTGGGTGACCTGCTTTTCGGACTGAACGGGAGGAGGTTCCGCGCCCGACACCGCGACCTTCCAGCTTTTCAACCGCCCCCTAGTCATGTACATCCGGCCCTTTGCCGCGAAACGGATATCGTGTCCGCATGGCGGCATTTTTTCATTGCCCGGCCGACATGCATCAAGAGAATCCATTCTTCAGGAGTACGGAATATGACAAAGGCAAAAAACGCAGAAATCATCTACACCCTTGTGGATGAGGCCCCGGGATTGGCCACGCGGTCTTTCCTGCCCGTGGTCACGGCCTATGCCGGGGCGGCCGGGATCAATGTCGCGATCCGGGACATTTCCCTGGCCGGACGCATCCTGGCCAAGTTCCCGGATCGGCTTTCCGAGGAGCAGCGCATCCCCGACGACCTGGCCGAGCTGGGCACCCTGGTGCGCGAGCCCGATGCCAATGTGATCAAGCTGCCGAACATCAGCGCCTCCATCCCCCAGCTCAAGGCCGCGATCAAGGAACTGCAAGGCAAGGGCTACGACCTGCCGGACTATCCGGAGGAGCCGAAGACGGACGAGGAAGTTGAGATCAAGGCGCGGTACGACGCGGTCAAGGGCAGCGCGGTGAATCCCGTGCTGCGTGAAGGAAACTCCGATCGCCGGGCCCCGGATTCGGTCAAGAGCTTCGCCCGCAAGCACCCCCACTCCATGGGCCAGTGGTCCGAGGATTCCAAGTCCCACGTGGCCGCCATGCGGGACGGGGACCTGCGTTCCAGCGAACAATCAACCACCATCACCGAGGAAACAGCCGGGAAGGCCCGGATCGAATTCGTGGCCCCCAGCGGCGAGGCGACCACCTTGAAGGGCGGGATGGCGCTGACCGTCGACGACATCGTGGACGCCGCGGTGATGCGCCGCAACGCTTTGCGAGCATTCCTCGCGGAACAGATCGCCGACGCCAGGGACCGGGATCTGCTGTTCTCGGTCCACCTGAAGGCCACGATGATGAAGGTCTCGGACCCGGTGATCTTCGGTCACGTGGTGTCCGTCTTTTTCCAGGACGTCTTTGCAAAGCACGCCGAGACCTTCGCGGCCTTGCGGGTGGTTCCGGACAACGGCCTGGGCGACCTCCTGGCCAAGGTGGCCACCCTTCCGGAAGACCAGCGAGCGGCCATCGAGGCGGACATCCGGGAAGCCCTGGCCAAGGGGCCGAAGCTGGCCATGGTGGACTCGGACAAGGGCATCACCAATCTGCACGTACCCAGCGACGTGATCATCGACGCCTCCATGCCCGCGGCCATCCGTTCCTCGGGCCGGATGTGGGGGCCGGACGGCACGTTGCACGACACCAAGTTCGTCATTCCGGACAGCAGCTACGCCGGGGTCTACCAGGCCGTGATCGACGACTGCAAGGCTCATGGGGCTCTTGACCCCAAGACCATGGGCACGGTGCCCAACGTCGGCCTGATGGCCCAAAAGGCCGAGGAATACGGAAGCCACGACAAAACCTTCCTGGCCCCCGATGAGGGCGTGATCCGGATCGTCGCCCCTTCGGGCCAAGTGCTTCTGGAACAGCAGGTGAAACAAGGGGACATCTGGCGGGCCTGCCAGACCAAGGACGTTCCGGTGCGCGACTGGGT
The nucleotide sequence above comes from Desulfonatronum sp. SC1. Encoded proteins:
- the pgl gene encoding 6-phosphogluconolactonase; the encoded protein is MIPRDTVHDFPSAEAAYAHAAERIAAALHVPGSRRITLALSGGRSPIKLFELLRSDSQSLFKNIPWERVVVCWVDERFVPPDHPESNFGLARKWLLSSLPIPEEQIFPMPTDRPSPEQAAQDYEQTLGRLFASQNDPINSFPRFDLVLLGMGPDGHVASLFPGKPALDEREHWVTDVPEPGMEPNIPRITLTLPVLNHARSTVALVTGSKKQPAFQEARTDPRSTLPAALLAPQGSMAWVTCFSD
- a CDS encoding NADP-dependent isocitrate dehydrogenase: MTKAKNAEIIYTLVDEAPGLATRSFLPVVTAYAGAAGINVAIRDISLAGRILAKFPDRLSEEQRIPDDLAELGTLVREPDANVIKLPNISASIPQLKAAIKELQGKGYDLPDYPEEPKTDEEVEIKARYDAVKGSAVNPVLREGNSDRRAPDSVKSFARKHPHSMGQWSEDSKSHVAAMRDGDLRSSEQSTTITEETAGKARIEFVAPSGEATTLKGGMALTVDDIVDAAVMRRNALRAFLAEQIADARDRDLLFSVHLKATMMKVSDPVIFGHVVSVFFQDVFAKHAETFAALRVVPDNGLGDLLAKVATLPEDQRAAIEADIREALAKGPKLAMVDSDKGITNLHVPSDVIIDASMPAAIRSSGRMWGPDGTLHDTKFVIPDSSYAGVYQAVIDDCKAHGALDPKTMGTVPNVGLMAQKAEEYGSHDKTFLAPDEGVIRIVAPSGQVLLEQQVKQGDIWRACQTKDVPVRDWVKLAVNRARATGWPAVFWLDDQRAHDRELIAKVRDYLPEHDTTGLDIRIMAPTRAAAFSVQRMRAGENTISVTGNVLRDYLTDLFPILEVGTSAKMLSIVPLINGGGLFETGAGGSAPKHVQQFLAEGHLRWDSLGEFLALAASLEHLGLTAGAPGAKILAQTLDKANGRFLESNKSPSRKCGEIDTRGSHFYLALYWAEELGRQREDTALGATFAPLAAKLKENEAGINEELLAAQGRPVDIGGYYRPDDKLANAAMRPSRTFNALLASFTG